From Streptomyces sp. HUAS MG91, the proteins below share one genomic window:
- a CDS encoding zinc-dependent alcohol dehydrogenase family protein, with translation MRATTIHAPYDMRVEDVPEPVVVLPTDAVVRVLRACICGSDLWAYRGEAARQPGQRIGHEFLGIVEETGSEVSGVRRGDLVVAPFMWSDGVCDYCREGLTTSCEHGGFWGSVGYDGGQGEAVRVPYADGTLVRLPAEAASDDHLLSALLTLSDVMGTGHHAALGAGVRKGATVAVVGDGAVGLCGVLAAKRLGAERIIALGRHQVRTDIARTFGATDVVAERGDAAVEAIRELTGGQGAHAVIEAVGTEQSMKTAVNITRDGGAIGFVGVPHGSGTGLDLSVMFDRNIALRGGVAPVRSYIPDLLPDVLDGTIDPSPVFDMTVDIEGVPGGYKAMDERTALKVLVTN, from the coding sequence ATGCGCGCCACCACCATTCACGCCCCGTACGACATGCGTGTGGAGGACGTCCCCGAGCCCGTCGTCGTGCTGCCCACGGACGCCGTCGTACGCGTCCTGCGCGCCTGCATCTGCGGCAGCGACCTGTGGGCCTACCGCGGCGAGGCCGCACGGCAGCCGGGGCAGCGCATCGGACACGAGTTCCTCGGCATCGTCGAGGAGACCGGCAGCGAGGTGTCCGGCGTGCGCCGCGGCGACCTCGTGGTCGCGCCCTTCATGTGGTCCGACGGTGTGTGCGACTACTGCCGCGAGGGCCTGACCACCTCGTGCGAGCACGGCGGCTTCTGGGGCTCGGTCGGCTACGACGGTGGACAGGGCGAGGCCGTCCGCGTGCCCTACGCCGACGGCACCCTCGTGCGGCTGCCCGCCGAGGCCGCCTCCGACGACCACCTGCTGTCCGCCCTCCTGACGCTCTCCGACGTCATGGGCACCGGCCACCACGCCGCCCTCGGCGCGGGCGTCCGCAAGGGCGCCACGGTCGCCGTCGTCGGCGACGGCGCGGTGGGCCTGTGCGGCGTGCTGGCGGCCAAGCGGCTCGGCGCCGAGCGGATCATCGCGCTCGGCCGCCACCAGGTCCGTACCGACATCGCCCGCACCTTCGGCGCAACCGACGTCGTCGCCGAGCGCGGCGACGCGGCCGTCGAGGCGATCCGCGAGCTGACCGGCGGCCAGGGCGCGCACGCCGTGATCGAGGCCGTCGGCACCGAGCAGTCCATGAAGACGGCCGTGAACATCACCCGCGACGGCGGCGCCATCGGCTTCGTCGGCGTCCCGCACGGCAGCGGCACCGGCCTCGACCTGAGCGTCATGTTCGACCGGAACATCGCGCTGCGCGGCGGCGTCGCCCCCGTCCGCAGCTACATCCCCGACCTGCTGCCCGACGTCCTCGACGGCACGATCGACCCCTCGCCCGTCTTCGACATGACGGTCGACATCGAGGGCGTCCCGGGCGGCTACAAGGCGATGGACGAGCGCACCGCCCTGAAGGTGCTCGTCACCAACTGA
- a CDS encoding lysoplasmalogenase gives MTLPRALRTGFLTVCAADLLALLAGAHTAHVVLKPLLIPALLAYVVARGAPRLLCGALLLGWGGDVLLLFDNDAAFLAGMGSFAAGHVCYLVLFQRNGSPRARSGLLAIGYGVVLAVTIVALWPDLPAGLRGPVAGYSLLLTAMAYGASRLGPTAGVGGALFLLSDSLIAMGIADWPALPRPDFWIMLTYVAAQFLLAQGVLDARPAPRAAYREGSAETRRTPH, from the coding sequence GTGACCCTGCCCCGGGCCCTGCGCACCGGCTTCCTCACGGTGTGCGCCGCCGATCTCCTCGCCCTCCTGGCCGGTGCGCACACCGCGCACGTCGTCCTCAAACCGCTGCTCATACCGGCCCTGCTCGCCTACGTCGTCGCGCGCGGCGCACCCCGGCTGCTGTGCGGCGCGCTGCTGCTCGGGTGGGGCGGCGACGTCCTGCTGCTGTTCGACAACGACGCCGCGTTCCTCGCCGGGATGGGCAGCTTCGCCGCCGGACACGTCTGCTACCTCGTGCTGTTCCAGCGGAACGGGTCACCACGCGCGCGTAGTGGGCTGCTCGCGATCGGCTACGGCGTCGTCCTGGCCGTCACGATCGTCGCGCTCTGGCCCGACCTGCCGGCCGGCCTGCGCGGACCCGTCGCCGGATACAGCCTCCTGCTGACCGCGATGGCCTACGGCGCCTCCCGCCTCGGACCGACGGCGGGCGTCGGCGGCGCCCTGTTCCTGCTGTCGGACTCGCTCATCGCCATGGGCATCGCCGACTGGCCGGCCCTGCCGCGCCCCGACTTCTGGATCATGCTCACCTACGTGGCCGCCCAGTTCCTGCTGGCCCAGGGAGTCCTCGATGCGCGGCCCGCGCCCCGTGCGGCGTACCGTGAGGGGAGCGCCGAAACCCGGCGCACCCCTCACTGA
- a CDS encoding sterol desaturase family protein: MSTPNLPDVVLWSIPAFVLLTIVEIVSVRIHPDENEAGYDTKDATTSVTMGLGSLVFDFLWKIPIVAIYTAVYELTPLRVPVLWWTVPLMLLAQDFFYYWSHRGHHVIRILWACHVVHHSSRRFNLTTALRQPWTSVTSWPFYLPLIACGVHPAALAFCSSVNLVYQFWIHTERIDKMWRPFEFLFNTPSHHRVHHASQGGYLDRNFGGILIVWDRLFGSWVAEVERPVFGLTKNISTHNPLRVATHEYAAIAKDLKAASSWRERAGRVFRGPGWQPAPRPGAAAEPAPAPQPVEGAA; the protein is encoded by the coding sequence ATGTCGACGCCCAACCTGCCCGATGTCGTGCTGTGGTCGATCCCCGCCTTCGTGCTGCTCACGATCGTGGAGATCGTGAGCGTACGGATCCACCCCGACGAGAACGAAGCCGGATACGACACCAAGGACGCGACCACCAGCGTCACCATGGGGCTCGGCAGCCTTGTGTTCGACTTCCTGTGGAAGATCCCGATCGTCGCGATCTACACGGCGGTGTACGAACTGACGCCGCTGCGCGTGCCCGTGCTCTGGTGGACCGTCCCGCTGATGCTGCTCGCCCAGGACTTCTTCTACTACTGGTCGCACCGGGGCCACCACGTCATCCGCATCCTGTGGGCGTGCCACGTCGTGCACCACTCCAGCCGCAGGTTCAACCTCACGACGGCGCTGCGCCAGCCCTGGACCAGCGTGACCTCGTGGCCGTTCTACCTGCCGCTCATCGCCTGCGGTGTGCACCCGGCGGCGCTCGCGTTCTGCTCGTCGGTCAACCTCGTCTACCAGTTCTGGATCCACACCGAACGCATCGACAAGATGTGGCGCCCCTTCGAGTTCCTCTTCAACACGCCCTCCCACCACCGCGTCCACCACGCCTCCCAGGGCGGCTACCTGGACCGCAACTTCGGCGGCATCCTCATCGTCTGGGACCGGCTCTTCGGCTCCTGGGTGGCGGAGGTCGAGCGGCCCGTCTTCGGGCTCACCAAGAACATCAGTACCCACAACCCGCTGCGCGTGGCCACCCACGAGTACGCCGCCATCGCCAAGGACCTGAAGGCGGCGAGCAGTTGGCGCGAGCGGGCCGGGCGCGTGTTCCGCGGCCCCGGCTGGCAGCCCGCGCCACGGCCCGGGGCCGCCGCCGAGCCCGCGCCCGCCCCGCAGCCCGTCGAGGGCGCCGCGTGA
- a CDS encoding VIT family protein codes for MTESIPHDEAHGGALGSRLNWLRAAVLGANDGVVSTAGLVVGVAGATDDRSALLTAGLAGLLAGSMSMAAGEYVSVSTQRDSEKAALAQEKRELREQPEAELQELTDLLAQRGLSRDVAREAAEQLTERDALRAHASVELGIDPDDLTNPWHAAWASFLAFTVGALLPLLAIVLPPAAWRLPVTVLSVLAALALTGYSSARTGNAAVGRAILRNMGGGALAMAVTYAAGSLLGATGV; via the coding sequence GTGACCGAATCAATCCCGCACGACGAAGCACACGGCGGCGCGCTCGGCTCGCGGCTCAACTGGCTGCGCGCCGCCGTCCTCGGCGCCAACGACGGCGTGGTCTCCACCGCGGGACTCGTCGTCGGCGTCGCCGGCGCCACCGACGACCGCTCCGCCCTGCTCACCGCCGGGCTCGCCGGGCTGCTCGCCGGATCGATGTCCATGGCGGCCGGCGAGTACGTCTCCGTCTCCACCCAGCGCGACTCCGAGAAGGCCGCGCTGGCCCAGGAGAAGCGGGAGCTGAGGGAGCAGCCGGAGGCCGAACTCCAGGAGCTGACGGACCTGCTGGCGCAGCGCGGGCTCAGCCGCGACGTGGCCCGCGAAGCCGCCGAACAGCTCACCGAGCGGGACGCGCTGCGCGCCCACGCGAGCGTGGAGCTGGGCATCGACCCCGACGACCTCACCAACCCCTGGCACGCGGCCTGGGCCAGCTTCCTCGCGTTCACCGTGGGCGCCCTGCTCCCGCTCCTCGCGATCGTCCTTCCGCCCGCCGCCTGGCGCCTGCCCGTCACCGTCCTCTCGGTCCTCGCCGCCCTCGCCCTCACCGGCTACAGCAGCGCCCGTACGGGAAACGCGGCCGTGGGACGGGCGATTCTGCGGAACATGGGCGGGGGCGCGCTGGCGATGGCGGTGACGTACGCGGCGGGATCTTTGTTGGGAGCCACCGGAGTCTGA
- a CDS encoding amidohydrolase family protein, producing MTAPADRYTVISADCHAGADLLDYRPYLETRHHDAFDAWAATYVNPYADLLADTADRNWNSERRIEELERDGIVAEVVFPNTIPPFFPSASLMAPAPTREEFEQRWAGLRAHNRWLADFCAAAPGRRAGVFQILLNDVEEAVEEIRWAADAGLKGGLLLPGTPPGSGLPELYSSAYDPIWRTCAELGVPVNHHAGSASPPLGDEPAARAVFMVETTWFSHRALWHLVFGGAFRKHPDLKLVLTEQGSGWIPGVLDMLDYYHARLVRAATKANTAESKFGAGLADSMGKGPSTVWRENCFVGASFMRPHEVPLRDRIGLDKIMWGSDYPHDEGTYPYTREALRIAYAGLPRDEIAAMVGGNTARVYGFDLGLLDPIAARVGPTVAEIDEPLKEPPADATSPVFAPGASVRVW from the coding sequence GTGACCGCACCCGCGGACCGCTACACGGTGATCTCGGCGGACTGCCACGCCGGAGCCGACCTCCTCGACTACCGGCCCTACCTGGAGACCCGGCACCACGACGCCTTCGACGCCTGGGCCGCCACCTACGTCAACCCCTACGCGGACCTGCTCGCCGACACCGCCGACCGCAACTGGAACTCCGAGCGCCGCATCGAGGAGCTGGAGCGCGACGGCATCGTCGCCGAGGTCGTCTTCCCCAACACCATCCCGCCGTTCTTCCCGTCCGCCTCCCTCATGGCACCCGCGCCCACGCGCGAGGAGTTCGAGCAGCGCTGGGCGGGCCTGCGCGCCCACAACCGCTGGCTCGCCGACTTCTGCGCCGCCGCACCCGGCCGCCGCGCGGGCGTCTTCCAGATCCTCCTCAACGACGTGGAGGAGGCCGTCGAGGAGATCCGCTGGGCGGCCGACGCGGGCCTGAAGGGCGGCCTGCTGCTGCCCGGCACCCCGCCCGGCTCCGGCCTCCCCGAGCTGTACTCGTCGGCGTACGACCCGATCTGGCGGACCTGCGCCGAACTCGGCGTCCCGGTCAACCACCACGCGGGCTCGGCCTCCCCGCCGCTCGGCGACGAACCCGCCGCCCGCGCGGTGTTCATGGTCGAGACGACCTGGTTCTCGCACCGCGCCCTGTGGCACCTCGTCTTCGGCGGCGCCTTCCGCAAGCACCCCGACCTGAAGCTCGTCCTCACCGAGCAGGGCTCCGGCTGGATCCCCGGCGTCCTCGACATGCTGGACTACTACCACGCGCGCCTGGTGCGGGCCGCCACGAAGGCGAACACCGCGGAGTCCAAGTTCGGCGCGGGCCTGGCCGATTCGATGGGCAAGGGCCCCTCCACGGTGTGGCGGGAGAACTGCTTCGTGGGCGCGAGCTTCATGCGCCCCCACGAGGTGCCGCTGCGGGACCGCATCGGCCTCGACAAGATCATGTGGGGCAGCGACTACCCGCACGACGAGGGCACGTACCCGTACACCCGCGAAGCGCTGCGCATCGCCTACGCGGGACTGCCGCGCGACGAGATCGCCGCCATGGTCGGCGGCAACACCGCCCGCGTCTACGGGTTCGACCTCGGCCTCCTCGACCCGATCGCGGCCCGCGTGGGCCCCACCGTCGCCGAGATCGACGAACCGCTCAAGGAGCCGCCCGCCGACGCCACGAGCCCGGTCTTCGCGCCCGGAGCGTCGGTCCGGGTCTGGTGA
- a CDS encoding amidohydrolase family protein, protein MSDQDPYLIISSDCHAGLPTEEYRPYLDSRFHRAFDDFLGERDKRREEATRLGIRNDAFAAKWFQDNEEGLRGGWDAAQRLKELDGDGVAAEVVFPDADAVDSQTAAPFGVGLGLSGDQDPELGMAGAQAHNRWLAEFVGQNPERHCGVALLPITADPEKVVAEVHRAKESGLGALMIPSMWVDHDPYHASRYDPVWAAAAECGMPVVTHSGAAPRHEYGDHLGIYVSEVTWWPARPLWFLLWSGVFERHPGLRFGIAESGCWWLPNLLWFMDRLYLGAHGGKKLSPFAELKRPPHEYLDRQVFICATNTKRRELAQRYEIGVDNILWGSDFPHPEGTWPDTRAWLKKTFHDIPVDETRRMLGLAAAEVFGFDTDKLAPLARRIGPTPADLGQDADQTAVEASWARSRDVGRHWLTDHDFPTLGVNP, encoded by the coding sequence ATGAGCGACCAGGACCCGTACCTGATCATCTCCTCCGACTGCCACGCCGGACTGCCCACCGAGGAGTACCGGCCCTATCTGGACAGCCGTTTCCACCGTGCCTTCGACGACTTCCTCGGGGAGCGGGACAAGCGCCGCGAGGAGGCGACCCGGCTCGGCATCCGCAACGACGCGTTCGCCGCGAAGTGGTTCCAGGACAACGAGGAGGGCCTGCGCGGCGGTTGGGACGCGGCGCAGCGCCTGAAGGAGCTCGACGGCGACGGGGTGGCCGCCGAGGTCGTCTTCCCCGACGCGGACGCCGTGGACAGCCAGACGGCGGCGCCCTTCGGGGTCGGGCTCGGCCTCTCCGGCGACCAGGACCCCGAGCTCGGCATGGCCGGAGCCCAGGCCCACAACAGGTGGCTCGCGGAGTTCGTCGGGCAGAATCCCGAACGGCACTGCGGTGTCGCGCTGCTGCCGATCACGGCCGACCCGGAGAAGGTCGTCGCCGAGGTGCACCGCGCCAAGGAGTCGGGGCTCGGCGCCCTGATGATCCCCTCCATGTGGGTCGACCACGACCCGTACCACGCGAGCCGCTACGACCCCGTGTGGGCGGCGGCGGCCGAGTGCGGGATGCCGGTCGTGACGCACTCGGGAGCCGCGCCGCGCCACGAGTACGGCGATCACCTCGGCATCTACGTGAGCGAGGTGACCTGGTGGCCCGCGCGACCGCTCTGGTTCCTGCTGTGGTCCGGCGTCTTCGAGCGGCACCCGGGCCTGAGGTTCGGCATCGCCGAGTCGGGCTGCTGGTGGCTGCCCAATCTGCTCTGGTTCATGGACCGCCTCTACCTGGGCGCCCACGGCGGCAAGAAACTCTCGCCGTTCGCCGAGCTGAAGCGTCCGCCGCACGAGTACCTGGACCGGCAGGTCTTCATCTGCGCCACCAACACCAAGCGCCGCGAACTCGCCCAGCGCTACGAGATCGGCGTCGACAACATCCTGTGGGGCAGCGACTTCCCGCACCCCGAGGGCACGTGGCCCGATACGCGCGCGTGGCTGAAGAAAACCTTCCACGACATCCCGGTCGACGAGACCCGCCGCATGCTCGGCCTCGCCGCCGCCGAGGTCTTCGGCTTCGACACCGACAAGCTGGCCCCGCTCGCCCGCCGCATCGGCCCGACCCCGGCCGACCTCGGGCAGGACGCCGACCAGACGGCCGTCGAGGCGTCCTGGGCGCGCTCGCGCGACGTGGGCCGGCACTGGCTGACCGACCACGACTTCCCGACCCTGGGGGTGAACCCGTGA
- a CDS encoding SDR family NAD(P)-dependent oxidoreductase — translation MELREGQVAVVTGAASGIGLAMARRFAADGLKVVLADVEKGALEAAAGELRADGAVVHARVVDVGEREQVLALAEDTYATFGACHVLCNNAGVGSGAEGRMWEHEPNDWKWAFNVNVWGVFHGVQAFVPRMIAGGEPGHVVNTSSGDGGIAPLPTASVYAVTKAAVVTLTESLYAHLRAEHARVGASVLFPGPHMLRTGLWESHRNRPDRFAKERPRRTPYRSLDQWEAAMKASGKEVAFTPVEEVADLVAEGIAADRFWLLPESDHSDRQIRARSQSMLDRANPAYLESFILD, via the coding sequence ATGGAGCTGCGGGAGGGACAGGTCGCCGTCGTCACGGGCGCGGCGAGCGGCATCGGACTTGCGATGGCACGGCGGTTCGCGGCGGACGGCCTGAAGGTGGTCCTCGCCGACGTCGAGAAGGGCGCCCTCGAAGCGGCCGCCGGCGAACTGCGGGCGGACGGCGCGGTCGTGCACGCGCGCGTGGTCGACGTCGGGGAGCGCGAACAGGTCCTGGCGCTCGCCGAGGACACGTACGCCACGTTCGGCGCCTGCCATGTGCTGTGCAACAACGCGGGCGTCGGCTCGGGCGCCGAGGGCCGCATGTGGGAGCACGAACCCAACGACTGGAAGTGGGCGTTCAACGTCAACGTGTGGGGTGTCTTCCACGGCGTCCAGGCGTTCGTGCCCCGCATGATCGCGGGCGGCGAGCCGGGCCACGTCGTCAACACCTCCTCCGGCGACGGCGGCATCGCACCGCTGCCGACGGCCTCCGTCTACGCGGTCACGAAGGCCGCCGTCGTGACGCTGACCGAGTCGCTGTACGCGCATCTGAGGGCGGAGCACGCGCGCGTGGGCGCCTCGGTGCTCTTCCCCGGCCCCCACATGCTGCGCACCGGGTTGTGGGAGTCGCACCGCAACCGGCCCGACCGGTTCGCCAAGGAGCGCCCGCGCCGGACGCCCTACCGCAGCCTCGACCAGTGGGAGGCGGCGATGAAGGCGTCCGGCAAGGAGGTCGCGTTCACGCCCGTCGAGGAGGTGGCCGACCTCGTCGCGGAGGGCATCGCGGCGGACCGCTTCTGGCTGCTGCCCGAGAGCGACCACAGCGACCGGCAGATCCGGGCGCGCTCGCAGTCGATGCTGGACCGGGCGAACCCGGCGTATCTGGAGAGCTTCATTCTCGACTGA
- a CDS encoding acetoacetate decarboxylase family protein, with product MARVRYGARTEAEIAAARTASSKLPDIWSTGVVAVWESDPDAVAAVLPPPLKPAERPLVRANISKVDLPGYPLGAGSVAVAAEHGGVRGWYPLVMPMTHERALVGGREVFGEPKKLGEVTVERDGLVVRAALARHGIAFVEVRGAVSGTLPVPEPSQKTDFYFKFLPAVDGSGFDADPVLVHCLRNEKVRKLERITGDVVLRESMYDPVADLPVRTLVEITIGEKTTDQKGRVVERVSAQALLPYIHQRYDDPQQILDGPPEGSV from the coding sequence ATGGCACGCGTACGGTACGGAGCGCGCACCGAGGCGGAGATCGCCGCCGCGCGCACCGCGAGCAGCAAGCTCCCCGACATCTGGTCCACCGGCGTGGTCGCCGTGTGGGAGTCCGATCCGGACGCGGTGGCCGCGGTGCTGCCGCCGCCGCTCAAGCCGGCCGAGCGGCCCCTGGTGCGGGCCAACATCAGCAAGGTCGACCTGCCGGGCTATCCGCTGGGCGCGGGCTCGGTCGCCGTCGCCGCCGAGCACGGGGGAGTGCGGGGCTGGTACCCGCTCGTCATGCCGATGACCCACGAGCGGGCTCTCGTCGGGGGCCGCGAGGTCTTCGGCGAACCCAAGAAGCTCGGCGAGGTCACCGTGGAGCGCGACGGCCTGGTGGTGCGGGCCGCGCTCGCCCGGCACGGCATCGCGTTCGTGGAGGTGCGCGGCGCGGTCAGCGGCACCCTGCCGGTGCCCGAGCCGTCGCAGAAGACGGACTTCTACTTCAAGTTCCTGCCCGCCGTGGACGGTTCGGGCTTCGACGCGGACCCGGTGCTCGTGCACTGCCTGCGCAACGAGAAGGTCAGGAAGCTGGAGCGGATCACCGGCGACGTCGTCCTGCGCGAATCCATGTACGACCCGGTCGCCGACCTTCCCGTGCGCACCCTGGTCGAGATCACCATCGGCGAGAAGACCACCGACCAGAAGGGCAGGGTCGTCGAGCGGGTCAGCGCCCAGGCCCTGCTCCCGTACATCCACCAGCGCTACGACGACCCGCAGCAGATCCTCGACGGCCCGCCCGAGGGGAGCGTCTGA
- a CDS encoding TetR family transcriptional regulator, whose amino-acid sequence MARTPLTRDEVLSVAGDLVKQHGPEALSMRKLAAELGTAVTSIYWHVGNRESLLDALVQRTVADLGTIRPRGSGPQERVVSIARTLRRQLRAHPHLVAMVHERGLTEHMFLPVQQALVHEAHAAKLRGADAAEAVRAVLFQVVGHVLVERNRERAPVQRPGEEELWAGAKAVAAEDDRALARALAAPVDSERLFDTSVHALVKSLLGPAT is encoded by the coding sequence ATGGCACGCACTCCGCTCACCCGGGACGAGGTCCTGTCCGTCGCGGGCGACCTCGTCAAGCAGCACGGCCCCGAGGCGCTGTCGATGCGCAAGCTGGCCGCCGAGCTCGGCACGGCCGTCACCTCGATCTACTGGCACGTGGGCAACCGCGAGTCGCTGCTCGACGCCCTCGTCCAGCGCACCGTCGCCGACCTCGGCACGATCCGGCCGCGCGGGAGCGGTCCGCAGGAGCGCGTGGTGTCGATCGCCCGCACCCTGCGCCGGCAGCTGCGCGCCCACCCCCACCTGGTGGCGATGGTGCACGAGCGCGGCCTGACCGAGCACATGTTCCTGCCGGTGCAACAGGCCCTCGTGCACGAGGCGCACGCGGCGAAGCTGCGCGGGGCGGACGCGGCCGAGGCCGTGCGGGCGGTGCTCTTCCAGGTCGTCGGACACGTCCTGGTGGAGCGCAACAGGGAGCGCGCGCCGGTGCAGCGGCCCGGCGAGGAGGAGCTGTGGGCCGGGGCGAAGGCGGTCGCCGCCGAGGACGACCGGGCACTCGCCCGCGCGCTGGCCGCCCCGGTGGACTCGGAGCGGCTCTTCGACACCTCCGTGCACGCTCTGGTGAAGTCGCTGCTCGGTCCGGCCACTTGA
- a CDS encoding DEDDh family exonuclease — protein sequence MLEDRPTAASAAPWPAAYPQGYAVVDVETTGLSRDDRIISAAVYRLDARGEVEDHWYTLVNPERDPGPVWIHGLTNDVLAGAPLFPEIAEEFAARLDGRVLVAHNAVFDWSMISREYARARRTAPVRQRLCTIALSKELGLPLPNHKLESLAAHFGVVQEHAHHALDDARVLAEAFRPSLTAAAGRNMRLPLLECRPLTEWAEQSVPRQQQSSYRGGGASAGWRPSRKRPACPYPNPGRYEPGKPLKQGMRVAFSGDTSVDRELLEDRAVEAGLHVATSLSRLTSLLVTNDPDSYTSKAVKAKQFGTPVVDEAAFGQLLQDVADADKK from the coding sequence ATGCTCGAAGACCGCCCGACCGCAGCGTCCGCAGCCCCCTGGCCGGCCGCGTATCCGCAGGGATACGCGGTCGTCGACGTGGAGACCACCGGCCTCTCCAGGGACGACCGGATAATCTCGGCCGCCGTCTACCGCCTGGACGCCCGCGGCGAGGTCGAGGACCACTGGTACACCCTGGTCAACCCGGAGCGGGACCCGGGCCCGGTCTGGATCCACGGCCTCACGAACGACGTCCTGGCGGGGGCGCCGCTCTTCCCGGAGATCGCCGAGGAGTTCGCCGCGCGCCTGGACGGCCGCGTCCTGGTCGCGCACAACGCGGTGTTCGACTGGTCGATGATCTCCCGCGAGTACGCGCGGGCGCGGCGCACCGCCCCCGTCCGGCAGCGGCTGTGCACCATCGCGCTGTCCAAGGAGCTGGGCCTGCCGCTGCCCAACCACAAGCTGGAGTCGCTGGCCGCGCACTTCGGCGTCGTGCAGGAGCACGCGCACCACGCGCTGGACGACGCGCGGGTGCTCGCCGAGGCGTTCCGCCCGAGCCTGACCGCGGCCGCCGGGCGCAACATGCGGCTGCCGCTCCTGGAGTGCCGCCCGCTCACCGAGTGGGCCGAGCAGTCCGTGCCGCGCCAGCAGCAGTCCTCGTACCGGGGCGGCGGCGCCTCGGCCGGCTGGCGTCCCTCGCGCAAGCGGCCGGCGTGCCCGTACCCGAACCCGGGCCGGTACGAACCGGGCAAGCCGCTCAAACAGGGCATGCGGGTCGCGTTCTCCGGGGACACCTCGGTCGACCGGGAGCTCCTGGAGGACCGGGCGGTCGAGGCGGGCCTGCACGTGGCGACGAGCCTGTCACGGCTGACCAGCCTGCTGGTGACCAACGACCCGGACTCGTACACGTCGAAGGCCGTGAAGGCGAAGCAGTTCGGAACGCCGGTCGTGGACGAGGCGGCGTTCGGCCAGCTCCTCCAGGACGTGGCCGACGCGGACAAGAAGTAA
- a CDS encoding SURF1 family protein, which translates to MYRFLLTRQWVILTLVALVLIPTMIRLGIWQMHRHDERAARNQLVTDALKAKPVPVEDLASVGHTVTSKERYRTVTATGRFDTDDEVVVRRRVNSNDEVGYHVLTPFVLKDGKVLLVNRGWVPDSGSQTAFPKIPAPPRGEVTLQGRLMPDETTAASGIKNLKGLPDRQVMLVNSKQEAKRLGGGTQVLGGYIAQTSPAPKGDVPEQLGSPGKEDAALNFAYAYQWWLFAAAVPVGWVVLLRRELRDRRSKKDDEPVDEVTPAAV; encoded by the coding sequence GTGTACCGCTTCCTGTTGACTCGGCAGTGGGTGATCCTCACGCTGGTCGCCCTCGTCCTCATCCCCACGATGATCCGGCTGGGCATCTGGCAGATGCACCGGCACGACGAGCGCGCCGCACGCAATCAGCTGGTCACGGACGCGCTGAAGGCGAAGCCGGTCCCCGTCGAGGATCTGGCGTCCGTCGGGCACACCGTCACCAGCAAGGAGCGCTACCGCACCGTCACGGCCACCGGCCGTTTCGACACCGACGACGAGGTCGTCGTGCGCCGCCGCGTCAACTCCAACGACGAGGTCGGGTACCACGTCCTGACCCCGTTCGTCCTGAAGGACGGCAAGGTCCTGCTGGTCAACCGGGGCTGGGTCCCCGACAGCGGCAGCCAGACCGCCTTCCCCAAGATCCCCGCGCCGCCGCGCGGCGAGGTCACCCTCCAGGGCCGGCTGATGCCCGACGAGACGACCGCGGCCAGCGGCATCAAGAACCTCAAGGGTCTGCCCGACCGCCAGGTCATGCTGGTCAACAGCAAGCAGGAGGCGAAGCGCCTCGGCGGCGGCACCCAGGTGCTCGGCGGATACATCGCGCAGACCTCGCCCGCGCCCAAGGGCGATGTCCCCGAGCAGCTGGGGTCGCCCGGCAAGGAGGACGCCGCGCTGAACTTCGCGTACGCCTACCAGTGGTGGCTGTTCGCCGCGGCGGTGCCCGTGGGCTGGGTGGTCCTGCTCCGCCGCGAGCTGCGCGACCGGCGGAGCAAGAAGGACGACGAGCCCGTGGACGAGGTGACCCCGGCCGCCGTCTAG